Proteins from one Oscillatoria sp. FACHB-1407 genomic window:
- a CDS encoding GNAT family N-acetyltransferase, translating to MVHIQPYSHEFQNQLIALILDIQQKEFSIPITLTDQPDLLNIPQVYQQGQGNFWIALDADQVIGTIALLDIGGNQGALRKMFVHKDYRGKHIGCGQQLLNRLLREASLQGITTIYLGTTEFFKAAHRFYEKNGFVEIAQSQLPAHFPLVGVDTKFYQYQVTAPIVGASVAVV from the coding sequence ATGGTGCACATACAACCCTACTCACACGAATTTCAGAATCAACTGATTGCGTTGATTTTGGATATTCAACAAAAGGAATTTTCGATTCCTATTACACTGACCGACCAACCAGACCTACTTAATATTCCTCAGGTCTATCAGCAGGGTCAGGGCAATTTTTGGATTGCGTTAGACGCAGATCAAGTCATTGGGACGATCGCCCTACTGGATATTGGAGGCAATCAAGGGGCGTTACGCAAAATGTTTGTCCACAAGGACTATCGCGGCAAACACATCGGTTGTGGGCAACAACTGCTCAACAGGCTATTGCGGGAAGCCTCGTTGCAGGGGATCACAACCATTTATTTGGGTACCACTGAGTTTTTTAAGGCAGCCCACCGCTTTTATGAGAAGAATGGGTTTGTCGAAATTGCGCAATCCCAATTACCCGCCCACTTTCCGCTAGTTGGGGTAGATACCAAGTTTTATCAATATCAGGTCACTGCCCCAATCGTTGGCGCATCTGTTGCCGTAGTTTGA
- the pdxR gene encoding MocR-like pyridoxine biosynthesis transcription factor PdxR yields the protein MDFAIALDPHAVLPLHRQLYEELRRAILTGRLLPKQQIPSTRALAKSLGISRATVTLSYDQLLSEGYLETIVGSGTFVCAELPDDLLQSRPVEPTDDKPTPAIALSTYGKSLSSPDLSRPPSRMASIDFGYGRPALEQFPMELWRRLVSRHCRYQFELLDYASDSGGYMPLREAIAHYLARIRAVQCDPRQVVIVNGSQQALDLVTRLLVDRGDRVILENPGYLGARRVFLGYGATLHPAPVDEQGLIVKALESVTDAKLVYVTPSHQFPTGAVLSLTRRLELLTWAQKTGALILEDDYDSEYRYGGRLQGSQDNRPIPALQGLDQSHSVLYVGTFSKVLFPALRIGYLVVPPSLVDLVIQAKWLSDRQSPLLEQAILTDFINEGHLERHIRRMRTLYDQRRQTLVQALTTHFGDKLTIVGENAGIHLMVRLHIPLSDAEILQRATQIGVGIISAQPCYLMDKRQRELIFGYAQLSEPEIDEGVQRLAKALL from the coding sequence ATGGATTTTGCGATCGCCCTTGATCCCCATGCGGTTCTCCCCCTGCATCGTCAACTCTACGAGGAGTTGAGGCGAGCGATTCTCACCGGGCGACTGTTGCCTAAACAGCAGATTCCTTCGACTCGTGCGCTGGCAAAGTCCCTGGGAATTTCACGTGCCACCGTTACGCTGAGTTACGACCAGTTACTCAGTGAGGGCTATTTAGAGACAATCGTTGGCTCTGGCACATTTGTTTGCGCAGAGTTGCCCGATGACTTGTTGCAATCACGCCCCGTAGAGCCAACCGACGATAAACCTACTCCGGCGATCGCTCTCTCGACCTATGGCAAGAGTTTGTCTTCACCAGATCTGAGCCGTCCGCCCAGTCGGATGGCTTCCATCGACTTTGGCTATGGTCGTCCAGCGTTAGAGCAGTTTCCGATGGAGTTGTGGCGCAGGCTGGTTTCCCGCCATTGTCGTTATCAATTTGAGTTATTGGACTATGCCAGTGATTCTGGGGGGTATATGCCGTTGAGGGAGGCGATCGCCCACTATCTGGCACGTATTCGGGCGGTGCAATGCGATCCCCGACAGGTGGTGATCGTCAATGGCTCCCAACAGGCATTGGATTTAGTCACTCGTTTATTGGTGGACAGGGGCGATCGCGTTATTCTGGAGAACCCCGGTTATCTGGGAGCACGGCGCGTCTTTTTAGGGTATGGGGCGACGCTACATCCTGCTCCTGTTGATGAACAGGGATTGATTGTCAAAGCATTAGAATCAGTCACCGATGCCAAGCTGGTCTATGTCACTCCATCCCACCAATTTCCGACGGGTGCCGTGTTGTCACTGACTCGGCGGTTGGAGTTGTTAACCTGGGCACAAAAAACAGGTGCCCTGATCCTCGAAGATGATTATGACAGCGAATACCGCTATGGTGGGCGATTGCAGGGTTCTCAAGATAATCGTCCGATTCCCGCACTCCAGGGGCTAGACCAGAGCCATTCAGTTCTCTACGTCGGCACCTTTTCAAAAGTGTTATTTCCCGCTCTGAGAATTGGGTATCTCGTGGTTCCTCCCAGTCTGGTTGATCTGGTGATTCAGGCAAAGTGGTTGAGCGATCGCCAATCTCCCCTCCTTGAACAAGCCATCCTCACCGACTTCATTAACGAAGGTCATCTAGAGCGGCATATTCGCCGCATGAGGACGCTATATGACCAGCGGCGACAGACCCTTGTCCAGGCACTCACCACCCATTTTGGAGACAAACTAACGATTGTGGGTGAAAACGCCGGAATTCATCTGATGGTACGGTTGCATATTCCGCTTAGCGATGCTGAAATTTTGCAACGAGCAACTCAGATAGGAGTGGGAATCATCTCCGCCCAACCTTGCTATCTCATGGATAAACGTCAGCGAGAGCTGATTTTTGGCTACGCTCAACTCAGTGAACCTGAGATTGACGAAGGGGTGCAGCGTCTTGCTAAAGCTCTGCTATAG
- a CDS encoding ABC transporter substrate-binding protein, whose protein sequence is MNALRSGSSSQPWHFSSKTRRRFLQVSGAALAGIALSSCRRGITDVQAGTNGGGTPSDTLYVYSWAGYSDDELLSNFAEATGIKVIVDIFDSNETMLAKLQAGGGNNYSIIYPSDYMVQQMVELDMLVELDQSRLQGLDVLLDKFKNPVYDPNNAHSVPASWGTTGLVYNTEQVNPPPTDWNYLWDNRDQLSRRITLFNDVREVMGATLRSLGYSYNSTNPQEIEAAYNKLLELKPAITNFTTDGWRDQLLTGDLVVAMGYSVDAITTMEEDPRLNYVIPASGSSIWTDTMAIPKTAPNPDAAYAWINFMLEPSNAARTVERLKFATASKAAIDLLPAELKADKNLFPDEAILSKCEGIAPVGDATDLYDRYWTQLTSI, encoded by the coding sequence ATGAACGCTCTGAGGTCTGGGTCGTCTTCTCAGCCATGGCACTTCAGCTCAAAAACCAGACGACGCTTTTTGCAGGTTTCAGGGGCAGCACTGGCTGGCATTGCCCTTTCGAGTTGTCGGCGTGGAATCACAGATGTGCAAGCGGGCACGAATGGAGGAGGCACCCCTTCAGACACGCTGTACGTCTACTCTTGGGCAGGATATTCGGATGACGAATTATTAAGCAATTTTGCTGAAGCAACGGGGATCAAAGTCATTGTTGACATTTTTGACTCTAACGAGACCATGCTGGCAAAGCTGCAAGCGGGGGGTGGCAATAATTACAGCATCATCTACCCGTCAGATTACATGGTGCAGCAGATGGTGGAGTTGGACATGCTGGTTGAATTAGACCAGTCTCGTCTACAAGGGTTGGATGTCCTGCTGGATAAGTTCAAAAATCCGGTGTATGACCCCAACAATGCCCATAGCGTTCCTGCCAGTTGGGGAACGACGGGTCTGGTCTACAACACTGAGCAGGTAAACCCACCTCCAACGGATTGGAATTATCTTTGGGACAACCGCGACCAACTGTCTCGCCGGATCACGTTGTTTAACGATGTACGTGAGGTGATGGGGGCTACCTTGCGATCGCTCGGCTACTCCTATAACTCCACAAATCCTCAAGAAATTGAGGCAGCGTATAACAAGCTTCTGGAGTTAAAACCAGCGATTACAAACTTCACCACCGATGGCTGGCGTGACCAGTTGTTGACGGGTGATTTGGTCGTTGCGATGGGATATTCGGTGGATGCAATCACCACGATGGAAGAGGATCCCAGGCTGAATTATGTGATCCCTGCGAGTGGTTCCTCGATCTGGACAGATACGATGGCAATTCCAAAGACAGCACCTAACCCCGATGCTGCCTACGCCTGGATTAACTTTATGCTGGAGCCGAGCAACGCCGCACGGACTGTAGAACGGTTGAAATTTGCAACAGCTAGCAAAGCCGCGATCGATCTCCTGCCTGCTGAACTCAAAGCCGACAAGAACCTGTTTCCTGATGAGGCAATTTTGAGTAAGTGCGAGGGAATTGCTCCTGTGGGTGATGCGACTGACCTGTACGATCGCTACTGGACGCAACTCACCAGCATTTGA
- a CDS encoding serine/threonine-protein kinase, with translation MNFLSLFRSATPKTLLGGRYKIIGQLGAGGFGQTFLAEDLHLPGHPRCVIKRLQPQSTDAHNLQIARRLFESEAKVLYQLGDHDQIPRLLAHFEEADDFYLAQELIVGQPLNHELAAGKPWSEARVIALLKDILSVLSFVHQKGVIHRDIKPANLIRRHHDHKVVLIDFGAVKLARTQLVDPNSKPTQTISIGTHGYMPNEQIAGNPRFSSDIYAVGMIGIQALIGTTPKLLAEDPKTGEIQWRHLLPNLNPDLADVLEKMVRYDFRTRYSSAIEALESLSQISTIQIAIESPPTVPTQADIAPAPEPTPPTIVSTLPQASTVSWEPTLTPSALPPTLSRRVTVPLRHTRTQKLSRPPALPGLSQPRRSFSRSPGQSLSQASVLKPLPLSLTGLAVLAIAAFFVRPGIFLQSDAPPVTTIPIASSGISPLLQSSTEATQLIARADQQRQDKDFSGAIALYDQALTIDANQAKAHWGKCYSLNALAKFAEAIAACDMALKLQPDYPEAFWSKGYALEQQRQYENALALYNKATDLRPDFAEAWSNKGTTLYQLKRLPEAAEAFEQATRHNPNLAEAWNNRGAVLWNLRQFDEAIASVERAIQLQPDYQDALKLRQQMRQRLGQ, from the coding sequence GTGAACTTCTTAAGTTTATTTCGATCAGCTACCCCCAAAACCCTTTTGGGAGGACGCTACAAAATTATTGGACAGCTTGGAGCAGGTGGCTTCGGGCAGACATTTCTGGCAGAAGATCTCCATCTGCCAGGGCATCCTCGTTGCGTCATTAAACGCCTTCAACCCCAGTCTACTGATGCTCACAATTTGCAAATCGCTCGTCGCCTCTTCGAGAGTGAAGCAAAGGTGCTCTACCAACTGGGGGATCACGACCAAATTCCGCGATTGTTAGCGCACTTTGAAGAAGCAGATGACTTCTACCTGGCTCAAGAACTCATTGTTGGGCAGCCTCTAAATCATGAGTTAGCCGCAGGCAAACCCTGGTCAGAGGCACGGGTGATTGCTCTACTCAAAGATATTCTGAGCGTTTTATCCTTCGTGCATCAAAAAGGGGTGATTCATCGCGATATCAAACCCGCAAATTTGATCCGACGGCACCATGACCATAAGGTCGTGTTGATTGATTTTGGTGCAGTGAAACTTGCTCGCACTCAACTGGTTGATCCCAACTCCAAACCAACCCAAACGATTTCCATTGGTACACATGGTTACATGCCCAACGAGCAGATTGCTGGCAATCCTCGATTTAGCAGTGACATTTATGCTGTTGGCATGATTGGGATTCAAGCTCTGATCGGCACAACCCCGAAATTACTGGCAGAAGATCCCAAAACTGGGGAGATTCAATGGCGGCATCTCCTGCCAAATCTCAACCCAGACTTGGCAGATGTGCTAGAGAAAATGGTGCGCTATGACTTCCGCACGCGGTACTCTTCTGCCATTGAAGCGTTAGAGTCCCTTTCTCAGATCTCAACTATTCAAATTGCCATTGAGTCACCTCCGACTGTTCCGACTCAAGCTGATATTGCTCCTGCTCCTGAACCTACTCCTCCCACCATCGTCTCAACTTTGCCTCAAGCCAGCACAGTCTCGTGGGAGCCAACGTTGACTCCTTCGGCTCTGCCTCCTACCCTCAGTCGTCGGGTTACGGTTCCTCTGCGTCATACTCGCACTCAGAAGCTTTCCCGTCCCCCTGCGTTACCCGGTCTGAGTCAGCCCCGGCGGTCATTCTCTAGAAGTCCGGGACAGAGCCTATCGCAAGCGTCTGTGCTTAAGCCCTTACCTCTATCGCTGACGGGATTAGCTGTGCTGGCGATCGCTGCGTTTTTTGTCAGACCAGGGATTTTTTTGCAGAGCGACGCCCCACCTGTGACCACGATACCGATCGCCAGTTCTGGGATTTCACCCCTGTTGCAGTCCTCGACTGAAGCTACTCAACTGATAGCCAGAGCAGATCAACAGCGACAAGACAAGGATTTTTCAGGGGCGATCGCCCTCTATGATCAAGCCCTTACGATTGATGCTAACCAGGCAAAAGCACACTGGGGGAAGTGTTATAGTCTCAACGCTCTGGCGAAATTTGCAGAGGCGATCGCCGCGTGTGATATGGCTCTCAAACTTCAGCCCGATTACCCAGAAGCCTTTTGGAGTAAGGGATATGCCCTGGAACAACAGCGGCAATATGAAAATGCACTGGCACTGTATAACAAGGCGACTGACTTACGACCTGATTTTGCGGAAGCTTGGAGCAATAAAGGAACAACCCTTTATCAGTTAAAGCGATTGCCAGAAGCCGCAGAAGCTTTTGAACAGGCAACACGCCACAATCCCAATCTGGCAGAAGCCTGGAACAACCGGGGAGCCGTCTTGTGGAATCTACGCCAATTTGATGAGGCGATCGCTTCGGTTGAACGCGCTATTCAGCTTCAGCCAGACTATCAAGATGCCCTCAAACTACGGCAACAGATGCGCCAACGATTGGGGCAGTGA